One segment of Hippopotamus amphibius kiboko isolate mHipAmp2 chromosome 2, mHipAmp2.hap2, whole genome shotgun sequence DNA contains the following:
- the MCEE gene encoding methylmalonyl-CoA epimerase, mitochondrial isoform X2 codes for MPRVLKAAVACAAGLFPRLQTPVPTARMFSMSLSSHQVAGPVWNLGRLNHVAVAVPDLEKAKAFYKNVLGAQVGETVPLPEHGVSVVFVTLANTKMELLHPLGNDSPVAGFLQKNKAGGMHHICIEVDNINAAVMDLKEKKIRILSEEPKIGAHGKPVIFIHPKDCGGVLVELEEV; via the exons ATGCCGCGAGTGCTGAAGGCGGCGGTGGCGTGCGCTGCAG GGCTttttcccagacttcagactccAGTTCCAACAGCGAGAATGTTTTCCATGTCACTGTCCTCACATCAAGTGGCTGGTCCTGTATGGAACCTGGGTCGACTCAATCATGTCGCAGTAGCAGTGCCAGACTTGGAAAAGGCCAAGGCATTTTATAAGAATGTTCTGGGGGCCCAGGTAGGTGAGACGGTCCCTCTTCCTGAGCATGGAGTCTCCGTTGTTTTCGTCACCCTGGCAAATACCAAGATGGAGCTGCTTCATCCCCTGGGAAATGACAGTCCAGTTGCAGGTTTTCTGCAGAAAAACAAGGCTGGAGGAATGCATCACATCTGCATTgag GTGGATAATATAAATGCAGCTGTGAtggatttgaaagaaaagaagattCGTATTCTAAGTGAAGAGCCCAAAATAGGAGCACATGGAAAACCAGTGATTTTTATCCATCCTAAAGACTGTGGTGGAGTCCTTGTGGAATTGGAGGAAGTGTGA